In Musa acuminata AAA Group cultivar baxijiao chromosome BXJ2-8, Cavendish_Baxijiao_AAA, whole genome shotgun sequence, one genomic interval encodes:
- the LOC135618663 gene encoding cytokinin dehydrogenase 3-like codes for MDFALFCTRVNILFLLIALCSPCKFIQSPMDFGPLNFHQTTDTSSLDFGRIVFDSPSAVLRPQSPKEISLLLGFLSASSFSKVTVAARGAGHSIDGQAQALDGIVIEMDSLPSAISIHRGRESGSSYADVSGGALWIELLRESLRFGLAPRSWTDYLYLSVGGTLSNGGISGQTFKHGPQISNVLQLDVVTGKGEQVTCSPTESSELFFAALGGLGQFGIITRARILLQDAPPKVKWVRAFYDDFETFTEDQELLVAMPDAVDYVEGFILLNEQSLHSSSVAFPSHLEFTPEFDSNGSNYRVYHCIEFAIHDYQVESTDVERVVTEISRKMSHIPSHFYSVEVSYFDFLNRVRMEEVSLRSRGLWEVAHPWLNMFVPKSGIREFKDLLLDNISPTDFEGLVLIYPLLRDKWDANSSAVLPDGGGRAEEQVMYIVGVLRSANPATCAAQCLRDLLRRRRRVAKVATDPRIGAKQYLARHPSQSQWQDHFGRHWDRFVARKAQFDPLSILAPGQGIFPRTYASSS; via the exons ATGGACTTTGCTCTGTTCTGTACCAGAGTCAATATCCTGTTTCTTCTTATAGCTCTCTGTTCACCATGCAAGTTCATCCAGAGCCCCATGGACTTTGGCCCCTTGAACTTCCACCAGACCACAGACACCTCGTCTTTGGACTTCGGGAGGATCGTGTTCGACTCCCCTTCCGCCGTCCTTCGACCCCAATCCCCAAAAGAGATCTCACTCCTCCTCGGCTTTCTCTCTGCTTCATCCTTCAGTAAAGTCACAGTTGCAGCAAGAGGAGCAGGCCACTCCATCGATGGCCAAGCTCAGGCCCTCGACGGCATTGTCATCGAGATGGACTCCCTGCCCTCCGCCATTAGCATCCACCGTGGCCGAGAGTCCGGTTCCTCTTACGCTGATGTCAGTGGTGGAGCTCTTTGGATCGAGCTGCTACGTGAGAGCTTGAGGTTTGGGCTGGCTCCAAGGTCTTGGACCGATTACCTCTACCTCAGCGTCGGTGGGACTCTCTCTAATGGCGGCATCAGTGGCCAGACCTTCAAGCACGGACCTCAGATCAGCAATGTCTTGCAGCTCGATGTGGTGACAG GTAAAGGAGAGCAAGTAACATGCTCGCCCACTGAAAGCTCGGAGCTGTTCTTTGCGGCTCTGGGTGGGTTGGGCCAGTTCGGCATCATAACGAGAGCAAGGATCCTGCTCCAGGATGCTCCTCCGAAG GTGAAGTGGGTCAGAGCCTTTTATGACGACTTCGAGACCTTCACCGAGGACCAAGAACTGTTGGTTGCAATGCCAGATGCAGTGGACTATGTCGAGGGATTCATCCTCCTAAACGAGCAGTCCCTCCACAGCTCATCCGTCGCCTTTCCATCTCATCTGGAGTTCACCCCGGAGTTCGACAGCAACGGCAGCAACTACAGAGTGTACCACTGCATCGAGTTTGCCATCCATGACTACCAAGTCGAGAGCACAGATGTGGAGCGA GTCGTGACCGAGATTTCGAGGAAGATGAGCCATATACCTTCGCATTTCTACAGTGTGGAAGTCTCCTACTTCGATTTCCTCAACAGGGTCAGGATGGAGGAGGTCAGCCTCAGGAGCAGAGGGCTGTGGGAGGTGGCTCACCCATGGCTCAACATGTTTGTGCCCAAGTCTGGGATCAGAGAGTTCAAAGACTTGCTGCTGGATAACATCTCACCGACTGACTTCGAAGGCCTTGTTCTCATTTACCCACTTCTAAGAGACAA GTGGGACGCGAACAGCTCGGCTGTGCTGCCTGACGGGGGAGGCAGAGCGGAGGAGCAGGTGATGTACATCGTCGGAGTGCTCCGGTCAGCCAACCCGGCCACCTGCGCAGCCCAGTGCCTCCGagacctcctccgccgccgccgtcgcgTGGCAAAGGTCGCCACGGACCCCCGAATCGGAGCGAAGCAGTACCTGGCGCGCCACCCCTCCCAGAGCCAATGGCAGGATCACTTCGGCCGGCACTGGGACCGGTTTGTGGCCCGCAAGGCGCAGTTCGATCCCCTCAGCATCCTCGCCCCCGGCCAAGGCATATTTCCCCGGACATATGCCTCTTCCTCGTAG
- the LOC135618664 gene encoding tRNA(His) guanylyltransferase 1-like isoform X1: MSTSRNLKLMTDCLPPVGLLSELTDAIFTSEATFSEFSAEHAFEKPNDENALNLMNSCAVSMLEQFPDIVFAYGVSDEYSFIWKETTQFYQRRSSKLLSLSVSYFTSVYVMKWKEFFPHKELKGPPYFDGRVVCYPRAKIVQDYLAWRQVDCHINNQYNTCFWMLVKSGKTQREAQELLKGTQAKDKNELLFQQFNVNYDKLPQMFRKGSCVYRKKVEEVVKLDDTGNPVTRTRSKVVVEHMDIIGPKFWSELPYILKEECD; this comes from the exons ATGAGTACGTCAAGAAATTTGAAACTGATGACAGACTGCCTCCCTCCAGTTGGATTGTTGTCAGAATTGACGGATGCCATTTTCACCAGTGAGGCAACTTTTTCAGA ATTTTCTGCAGAACATGCATTTGAAAAGCCCAATGACGAGAATGCTTTGAATTTGATGAACTCATGTGCAGTCTCTATGCTAGAACAATTTCCTGACATAGTATTTGCATATGGTGTCAGTGATGAATATAG TTTTATATGGAAGGAAACTACTCAGTTTTACCAAAGACGGTCAAG CAAATTACTTTCACTTAGTGTATCCTATTTCACATCTGTCTACGTGATGAAGTGGAAAGAATTTTTTCCTCACAAGGAACTGAAAGGACCCCCTTATTTTGATGGACGAGTTGTATGTTACCCAAGAGCAAAAATTGTCCAGGATTATCTGGCATGGAGGCAGGTAGACT GTCACATAAACAATCAGTATAATACATGTTTTTGGATGTTGGTTAAGTCGGGAAAGACACAGAGGGAAGCCCAGGAACTTCTAAAG GGCACACAAGCAAAAGATAAGAATGAGCTGCTTTTTCAACAGTTCAATGTTAATTATGATAAGCTACCTCAAATGTTTCGAAAAGGATCTTGTGTTTACAGAAAAAAG GTGGAAGAAGTGGTTAAGTTGGATGATACTGGAAATCCCGTCACAAGAACTCGAAGCAAGGTGGTTGTGGAACACATGGATATAATAGGCCCCAAGTTTTGGAGTGAGCTCCCTTACATCCTCAAAGAAGAGTGTGACTGA
- the LOC103993904 gene encoding uncharacterized protein LOC103993904 translates to MAATGPAAVALLLAVLSLLSAYADARPGVPFHPCNTVFVTYTITTTASDDDALPGFHRTSGFVSVYRIIAPIRTFHPDPRPAMIPRPVLLRRREVASAEPAALGFSSLQDRAKDILVVVVGLLFGVGCGALTAATMCLAWSLVTHRHEICGSDVYSDDEEGADESPKKAGYVKIPAADPVRVKEGYEGN, encoded by the coding sequence ATGGCTGCCACCGGCCCCGCCGCCGTTGCCCTCTTACTCGCCGTGCTCTCCCTCCTCTCCGCCTACGCCGACGCCCGTCCCGGCGTCCCGTTCCACCCCTGCAACACCGTGTTCGTTACCTACACCATCACTACCACCGCCTCCGACGACGACGCCCTCCCCGGCTTCCACCGAACCTCCGGGTTCGTCTCCGTGTACCGCATCATCGCCCCGATACGCACCTTCCACCCCGACCCCCGCCCCGCGATGATCCCCCGGCCGGTGCTCCTCCGTCGCCGCGAGGTCGCCTCCGCTGAGCCCGCTGCGCTCGGGTTCAGCTCCCTCCAGGATCGCGCCAAGGACATCCTCGTGGTCGTCGTCGGCCTCCTCTTCGGGGTCGGGTGCGGGGCCCTCACCGCCGCCACCATGTGCCTGGCCTGGTCCCTCGTCACCCACCGGCACGAGATCTGCGGGTCCGATGTgtacagcgacgacgaggagggtGCCGACGAGAGCCCCAAGAAGGCGGGCTACGTCAAGATCCCGGCAGCTGACCCGGTCCGCGTCAAAGAAGGGTATGAGGGGAATTAG
- the LOC135618664 gene encoding tRNA(His) guanylyltransferase 2-like isoform X3 — MSTSRNLKLMTDCLPPVGLLSELTDAIFTSEATFSEFSAEHAFEKPNDENALNLMNSCAVSMLEQFPDIVFAYGVSDEYSFIWKETTQFYQRRSSKLLSLSVSYFTSVYVMKWKEFFPHKELKGPPYFDGRVVCYPRAKIVQDYLAWRQVDCHINNQYNTCFWMLVKSGKTQREAQELLKFHRAHKQKIRMSCFFNSSMLIMISYLKCFEKDLVFTEKRWKKWLSWMILEIPSQELEARWLWNTWI; from the exons ATGAGTACGTCAAGAAATTTGAAACTGATGACAGACTGCCTCCCTCCAGTTGGATTGTTGTCAGAATTGACGGATGCCATTTTCACCAGTGAGGCAACTTTTTCAGA ATTTTCTGCAGAACATGCATTTGAAAAGCCCAATGACGAGAATGCTTTGAATTTGATGAACTCATGTGCAGTCTCTATGCTAGAACAATTTCCTGACATAGTATTTGCATATGGTGTCAGTGATGAATATAG TTTTATATGGAAGGAAACTACTCAGTTTTACCAAAGACGGTCAAG CAAATTACTTTCACTTAGTGTATCCTATTTCACATCTGTCTACGTGATGAAGTGGAAAGAATTTTTTCCTCACAAGGAACTGAAAGGACCCCCTTATTTTGATGGACGAGTTGTATGTTACCCAAGAGCAAAAATTGTCCAGGATTATCTGGCATGGAGGCAGGTAGACT GTCACATAAACAATCAGTATAATACATGTTTTTGGATGTTGGTTAAGTCGGGAAAGACACAGAGGGAAGCCCAGGAACTTCTAAAG TTTCACAGGGCACACAAGCAAAAGATAAGAATGAGCTGCTTTTTCAACAGTTCAATGTTAATTATGATAAGCTACCTCAAATGTTTCGAAAAGGATCTTGTGTTTACAGAAAAAAG GTGGAAGAAGTGGTTAAGTTGGATGATACTGGAAATCCCGTCACAAGAACTCGAAGCAAGGTGGTTGTGGAACACATGGATATAA
- the LOC135618667 gene encoding uncharacterized protein LOC135618667, with protein sequence MARFFKVRRIMRKLGFEKDDIYFVKQMGKAMLYTYTIFGLAWLWNETSPLGWWNIQPRPKEEKEMAHLYERRRFPYPGDQEAVDEFIKSGGSLGTTIGPKGFIDSDKDIDNLQKQLQSQKFEQEAQKLWFRMRNEVIQELQDKGFDVE encoded by the exons ATGGCCAGGTTCTTCAAAGTTCGAAGAATTATGAG GAaacttggatttgaaaaggatgaTATTTACTTCGTCAAGCAGATGGGGAAAGCTATGCTCTACACCTATACGATCTTTGGGCTAGCTTGGTTGTGGAATGAAACTTCTCCGCTGGGTTGGTGGAATATTCAGCCGCGGCCAAAG GAGGAGAAAGAGATGGCTCACCTATATGAGCGCAGAAGATTTCCATACCCGGGCGACCAAGAGGCAGTCGATGAGTTCATTAAAAGCGGAGGAAGTCTTGGCACTACCATTGGACCCAAAGGATTTATAGACAGCGATAAGGATATTGACAACCTGCAAAAACAATTGCAGTCTCAAAAATTTGAACAGGAAGCTCAAAAGCTATGGTTTCGCATGAGGAATGAAGTCATACAGGAGCTCCAAGACAAGGGCTTCGATGTCGAGTGA
- the LOC135581647 gene encoding threonine synthase, chloroplastic-like, whose protein sequence is MASAVSSFLSLSSSSDRLDRLPFRNRNHNNRGIGKLSSAFPHLWNPTDSILLRHRRPARICCSSTAASSSGSNHQQLKTRRPAEENIREEACRRDEATGSCGFSACYVPFNAPADTAETYSLDDVVYRGRSGGLLDVRHDMTALKRFPGSYWRDLFDSRVGRTTWPYGSGVWSKKEFVLPEIDPDHIVSLFEGNSNLFWAERLGRDHLGGMPDLWVKHCGISHTGSFKDLGMTVLVSQVNRLRRNPLNRPIAGVGCASTGDTSAALSAYCAAAGIPAIVFLPADRISLAQLVQPIANGATVLSIDTDFDGCMRLIREVTAELPIYLANSLNSLRLEGQKTAAIEILQQFDWEVPDWVIVPGGNLGNIYAFYKGFEMCRELELVDRMPRLVCAQAANANPLYLHYKSGWADFKPVIAADTFASAIQIGDPVSIDRAVFALKATDGIVEEATEEELMDAMSLADRTGMFACPHTGVALAALFKLRERGVIGTNDRTIVVSTAHGLKFTQSKVAYHSNEIANMDCRYSNPPVSVKASFGAVMDVLKKKLDGKLGL, encoded by the coding sequence ATGGCCTCTGCCGTCTCCTCTTTTCTATCCTTGTCTTCCTCGTCCGATCGTCTCGATCGTCTCCCGTTCCGCAATAGGAACCATAACAACAGAGGAATCGGGAAGCTAAGCTCCGCCTTCCCCCACCTCTGGAACCCTACCGATTCCATCCTCCTTCGCCACCGTCGCCCGGCCCGGATCTGCTGCTCTTCCACTGCCGCGTCGTCTAGCGGCAGCAACCATCAGCAGCTGAAGACCAGGCGGCCGGCGGAGGAGAATATCCGCGAGGAGGCGTGCCGGCGTGACGAGGCGACCGGGTCGTGCGGATTCTCGGCGTGCTACGTGCCCTTCAATGCTCCCGCTGACACCGCCGAGACATACTCGCTGGATGACGTGGTGTACCGTGGCCGGTCCGGCGGCCTCCTCGACGTCCGCCACGACATGACGGCTCTGAAGCGCTTCCCGGGCTCCTATTGGCGCGACCTGTTTGATTCCCGCGTCGGCCGCACTACCTGGCCTTACGGCTCCGGCGTCTGGTCCAAGAAGGAGTTCGTGCTCCCGGAGATTGACCCAGACCACATTGTCTCCCTCTTCGAGGGCAACTCCAACCTCTTCTGGGCGGAGCGCCTTGGCCGCGATCACCTTGGTGGCATGCCCGACCTTTGGGTCAAGCACTGCGGCATCTCGCATACCGGCTCTTTCAAGGACCTGGGCATGACCGTCCTCGTCAGCCAGGTCAACCGCCTCCGCCGCAACCCCCTCAACCGCCCGATCGCCGGCGTCGGCTGCGCCTCCACGGGGGACACCTCTGCCGCCCTATCCGCCTACTGCGCAGCCGCCGGTATCCCCGCCATCGTGTTCCTCCCCGCCGACCGCATCTCCCTTGCCCAGCTCGTCCAGCCCATCGCCAACGGTGCCACCGTACTCTCCATCGACACTGACTTCGACGGCTGCATGCGCCTCATCCGCGAGGTCACCGCCGAGCTTCCCATCTACCTCGCCAATTCCCTCAACTCCCTCCGCCTCGAGGGCCAGAAGACCGCTGCCATCGAGATCCTTCAGCAGTTCGACTGGGAGGTGCCCGACTGGGTCATCGTTCCCGGCGGCAACCTCGGCAACATCTACGCCTTCTACAAGGGGTTTGAGATGTGCCGTGAGCTCGAGCTTGTTGACCGCATGCCACGCCTCGTATGTGCGCAGGCTGCCAACGCCAACCCTCTCTACCTGCATTACAAGTCAGGTTGGGCTGACTTCAAGCCGGTGATTGCTGCAGACACGTTCGCCTCTGCTATTCAAATTGGTGACCCCGTCTCAATCGACCGTGCCGTTTTTGCATTAAAGGCAACCGATGGAATCGTCGAGGAGGCCACCGAGGAGGAGCTGATGGACGCCATGTCTCTTGCTGACCGGACAGGCATGTTTGCCTGCCCACACACAGGGGTTGCACTCGCTGCATTATTCAAGCTGAGGGAAAGGGGGGTGATTGGCACCAATGACCGGACCATAGTGGTCAGCACTGCTCATGGGCTCAAGTTCACGCAGTCCAAGGTCGCCTACCATTCAAATGAAATAGCTAATATGGATTGCCGGTATTCAAACCCACCTGTAAGTGTGAAGGCTAGTTTTGGGGCGGTGATGGATGTCTTGAAGAAAAAGCTTGATGG
- the LOC135618664 gene encoding tRNA(His) guanylyltransferase 1-like isoform X2, which yields MANSKYEYVKKFETDDRLPPSSWIVVRIDGCHFHQFSAEHAFEKPNDENALNLMNSCAVSMLEQFPDIVFAYGVSDEYSFIWKETTQFYQRRSSKLLSLSVSYFTSVYVMKWKEFFPHKELKGPPYFDGRVVCYPRAKIVQDYLAWRQVDCHINNQYNTCFWMLVKSGKTQREAQELLKGTQAKDKNELLFQQFNVNYDKLPQMFRKGSCVYRKKVEEVVKLDDTGNPVTRTRSKVVVEHMDIIGPKFWSELPYILKEECD from the exons ATGGCAAATAGCAAGTATGAGTACGTCAAGAAATTTGAAACTGATGACAGACTGCCTCCCTCCAGTTGGATTGTTGTCAGAATTGACGGATGCCATTTTCACCA ATTTTCTGCAGAACATGCATTTGAAAAGCCCAATGACGAGAATGCTTTGAATTTGATGAACTCATGTGCAGTCTCTATGCTAGAACAATTTCCTGACATAGTATTTGCATATGGTGTCAGTGATGAATATAG TTTTATATGGAAGGAAACTACTCAGTTTTACCAAAGACGGTCAAG CAAATTACTTTCACTTAGTGTATCCTATTTCACATCTGTCTACGTGATGAAGTGGAAAGAATTTTTTCCTCACAAGGAACTGAAAGGACCCCCTTATTTTGATGGACGAGTTGTATGTTACCCAAGAGCAAAAATTGTCCAGGATTATCTGGCATGGAGGCAGGTAGACT GTCACATAAACAATCAGTATAATACATGTTTTTGGATGTTGGTTAAGTCGGGAAAGACACAGAGGGAAGCCCAGGAACTTCTAAAG GGCACACAAGCAAAAGATAAGAATGAGCTGCTTTTTCAACAGTTCAATGTTAATTATGATAAGCTACCTCAAATGTTTCGAAAAGGATCTTGTGTTTACAGAAAAAAG GTGGAAGAAGTGGTTAAGTTGGATGATACTGGAAATCCCGTCACAAGAACTCGAAGCAAGGTGGTTGTGGAACACATGGATATAATAGGCCCCAAGTTTTGGAGTGAGCTCCCTTACATCCTCAAAGAAGAGTGTGACTGA